ATAGACCTCGTCGGCGATAACGAAGACAGAGCTGTCGCGCAGCAGCTCCGTTAAAGTCTCCAAATCCGTCTGACTCACGGTTGCACCCGTCGGGTTGTGGGGACTGTTGAGGATGATGGCGCGGGTCCTGGGCCCCAAGGCTTCGCCAACACGCTGCCAATCGACCGCGTGTTGGGGAGGCGACAAGGGGATGTGCACGGTACGCCCGCCCGCCAGTTCAATGGCCGGTTCGTAGGCGTCGTAGACCGGGTCGAAGACGATCACCTCATCGCCGGGGCGCACCAGTGATGTGATCGCGCAGAAGATCGCTTCTGTGGCACCGGCCGTCACGGTCACTTCCCGCGTTGGGTCCACGATCCGGCCATAAAGCGTGGATACCTTGGCGGCAATAGCCTCGTTCAATGCGGGTACGCCGCCCATGGGCGCATACTGATTGCGCCCCGCCGCCATGTGCCGGGTTACCGCTGCCTGCAACTCGGCAGGGCAGTCGAAATCAGGAAACCCCTGCGAAAGATTGATGGCGCCGTGCTCGTGTGCCAGCGCCGACATGACGGTGAAGATGGTAGTGCCGACTTGTGGCAAGCGGGTGCCTGGATCGGGCGTAACAACGGCCATGGAGACTCCTGATGAAATCGGGAACAGATCGTTAGTCTAGCATCGGATCCCCGCGCATCGGCCCTGCATCGCAACGATCCGGGCACGAATCCCACACCCCCGGAACCGGTGACCCGTTACCGGGATTGCACGCATTGGATCGAGTGGACCCCGGCTTCCCGAGAGTTCAATCAGGTGCTGCGCAGCGTTTTATCGAGAAGTTCGTAGGCCGATCGCACCGCGTATCCGCGACGGTGGCAGCGAGCCGCTCCCCTCCAATGCCTCGACCGCGCGTCGACGGCACCACGAACAGTTCATCGATCTCCGCCGTAAGGCCCAGCTGCTCCAGGCTGAAAACATAGACTGCAAGCAGATAACCCGCGGGCGTCTCTTCCTCGCCGCCAATCCAGCCGGCACCAGGGGCCGGCCCTGAAAACAGACACCTGAATTGGGTTGCTACTCGCCGCATTCCTTGGGCGTTGTTTGCTCGACAACAGCAAGCGCGCATCAATTGTTCAATCCGCGGCGAAACAGTAAAACTTGCCGGCACCTCCGGTACTCACCAGCGCTTCCTGACTGCAGCCACGGCTGGGATGCGCCGACGTCCAGGAGGTATTGCCACCGCCATGTCGGTCATGATGGCCGACCTGTGCGCTGCCCTCGTCGCTGCTGGTCCAGTTGTTACAGGTGTGATCCTGCTCGTCGGGGAAATAGGCCGTACCATCGTCCTGGGTACCGGTCAGAATGTCGTGCTCGTTCGGCTTGTCGTAACGACCCTTGATGCGCTGCCCTCTTTCATCCAGCGCCGTCTCCAAGGTGATGGTCGTGTTGTAGAGGTGCAGGTCTGTCAGATTCGCCGCAATGAGAACACCATGAGCGTTATACCAGGGTCCGTTTCCGATCCGATCTCTGGCGGAAACACCACGCTTGTTCGCCTCCTCCGTACTGAGGTAAGCCCGCCAGGTCCGGCTGCCAGCACCGGCGGCAGCCGCCAGTTTCTGGCAGTAGGCGTCCGCCCCCGCGAGCCCGCCCAAATCCCCGCCTTTCCCCATGCCTGCACTGGTAACGAAAAAGCCCATGGGCCGCTCCTCCGCTGCGTTCGCCAGAAACGATCCGGACAGGGCCAGCAAGCCCGTCAACACTGCAATAGCTCCTCGATACATGGGGTTTTCTCCTTTGGCAACAACCTGGAAAAGAAATGGGGTACACGTCCAGCTCAGTGTAGTCGCACAATCGGCGCGCTTCCTGGAGAGAACGCCGTCTGCGGTGAATTATTCCCACACCATCATAAAACCCACCATTAACTATGGGATACCAGGGCCTTGAGAGTTCTCACTAGCGGCGTAAATGTATGGTCTGGAATCGCCACGCCAATCATCGCTGCAAGGTGGTACGTTTCTCTGTTTCCGGTCTATCCAAGAAAGGACGTTAACTCAGTCGGTCCTGATTACTCGGCACCGTAGGGAACGCGGCGTATCGTGGCGTGAAGGCTGGCACCGCATCACGGTGCGCGCCATCTGCCGCTTTCGCGATCAAAACATTCCTGGGTTTGCTGCTCGGAACACATAATCGATTGGAAGGTAATGTAAATACCTTCAACCACACCACTTGAACCATCGGCGCGCACATTGAACTCCCACTCGCCAATTCTGGCTTGATAAAAACCAAACACCTTTGCCGTTCTCGGATCGATGCTGCTGTCATAGCCAAGGCCCATCTCAGGTATGGCCCGCTGGATACTCAGAACAGTGTCGAGGTTCATTCCTTCCCCATTACCAGAAGCTTGCCGTTAAACCTGTTGCTTCTTTGGGTCTCTTTAAGCGAGAAGGAGATTTCGGTAACACCATCCATTCCAGGCCTTGTGTAAAAACGTACTCCGAATGATTGGTCGTACAAATAGCCGTCGTTGGTGTGGGTTCCGGGAGTGCCTTTCTCCTCCCGGCACGGCCTCCCCAGTTCATTGATAAACAGCTTCTTGGACAATGTTGGCGTGACTGCCACACCGTTAATGGCAAATAAATCCGGAGAGACTTCAACACTAGGTG
This window of the Pseudomonadota bacterium genome carries:
- a CDS encoding GNAT family N-acetyltransferase; translated protein: MRACCCRANNAQGMRRVATQFRCLFSGPAPGAGWIGGEEETPAGYLLAVYVFSLEQLGLTAEIDELFVVPSTRGRGIGGERLAATVADTRCDRPTNFSIKRCAAPD
- a CDS encoding pyridoxal phosphate-dependent aminotransferase — its product is MAVVTPDPGTRLPQVGTTIFTVMSALAHEHGAINLSQGFPDFDCPAELQAAVTRHMAAGRNQYAPMGGVPALNEAIAAKVSTLYGRIVDPTREVTVTAGATEAIFCAITSLVRPGDEVIVFDPVYDAYEPAIELAGGRTVHIPLSPPQHAVDWQRVGEALGPRTRAIILNSPHNPTGATVSQTDLETLTELLRDSSVFVIADEVYEHIVFDELPHESLNRYPELAARSLVVSSFGKTYHATGWKIAYCVAPPRLTEELRKVHQYVTFSVATPLQYAYADYLGAHPEHYAELPRFYQAKRDLFCELLARSCFTVIPSAGTYFQLADYRAIADSDDVAFTRWLTTHVGVAAIPISVFYETPDPDQRLVRFCFAKTDNTLQQAAERLCKI